One region of Oryza sativa Japonica Group chromosome 10, ASM3414082v1 genomic DNA includes:
- the LOC4348610 gene encoding carbon catabolite repressor protein 4 homolog 1 — translation MLSVVRVHLPSEIPIVGCEITPYVLLRLPTGVVSTDDVPEAAPADGYFMRYRWYRIQSDRKVAICSVHPMEQATIQCLGCVKSKIPVAKSYHCSAKCFSDAWQHHRVLHERASSALNENGAEEEELFGRFGSTGSGVLSTTGSGSMSNLGQSPGLNNGPVPLYPSGTDKNSGETWYEVGRTRTYTPTADDIGHVLRFECVSVDAEKKVPVGPPTSIMTSRVIPAPTPTPRRLIQVNGDVLSHLDLDSQTSFGTFSVLSYNILADAYATSDAYSYCPTWALSWTYRRQNLMREIIGYHADIICLQEVQLNHFEDFFSPELDKHGYQALYKKRTTEVYTGAPHAIDGCATFFRRDKFSHVKKYEVEFNKAAQSLTDAIIPSTQRRVALSRLIKDNVALIAVLEAKFGNHGTDNPGKRQLLCVANTHVNVHQDLKDVKLWEVQTLLKGLEKIAVSADIPMLVCGDFNSVPGSSPHGLLAMGKVDQLHPDLAIDPLGILRPASKLTHQLPLVSAYSSFARMVGVGYDLEHQRRRMDPATNEPLFTNCTRDFTGTVDYIFYTADSLSVESLLELLDEESLRKDTALPSPEWSSDHIALLAEFRCKPRIRR, via the exons ATGCTGAGCGTGGTGCGGGTGCACCTGCCCTCGGAGATCCCGATCGTGGGCTGCGAGATCACGCCCTACGTGCTGCTGCGGCTGCCCACCGGCGTCGTCTCCACCGACGATGTCCCGGAGGCCGCCCCTGCGGATGGCTACTTCATGCGGTACAGATG GTACCGTATACAAAGTGATCGAAAAGTCGCAATCTGCAGTGTACATCCAATGGAACAAGCAACAATTCAGTGCCTTGGTTGCGTCAAGTCAAAAATACCTGTTGCTAAGAGCTACCATTGTTCTGCTAAGTGCTTCTCTGATGCATGGCAGCACCATAGGGTCTTGCATGAGCGAGCTAGTAGTGCATTAAACGAAAATGGAGCTGAAGAAGAGGAGCTATTTGGCAGATTTGGTAGCACTGGTTCTGGGGTTCTTAGTACTACTGGTTCTGGATCGATGTCAAATCTTGGACAGAGTCCTGGTTTGAATAATGGCCCCGTGCCTTTATATCCTTCAGGCACTGATAAGAACTCGGGTGAAACTTGGTATGAAGTGGGGCGCACACGGACATATACACCAACTGCTGATGATATTGGACATGTTCTAAGATTTGAATGCGTGTCTGTGGATGCTGAAAAAAAGGTACCTGTTGGACCTCCAACTTCAATTATGACATCCCGTGTGATTCCAGCACCAACTCCAACTCCACGTCGCCTTATCCAAGTGAATGGAGATGTTTTGAGTCACTTAGATTTGGACAGCCAAACATCTTTCGGGACATTCTCAGTGCTGTCCTACAATATTCTTGCTGATGCATATGCTACAAGTGACGCGTATAGCTACTGCCCAACATGGGCACTTTCTTGGACATACAGAAGACAGAACTTGATGCGTGAGATTATTGGTTATCATGCTGATATCATCTGTCTTCAGGAG GTGCAACTGAACCACTTCGaagattttttttcacccgAGCTTGATAAACATGGATATCAGGCACTTTACAAGAAAAGGACAACAGAG GTATATACTGGAGCTCCTCATGCCATCGATGGCTGTGCCACCTTTTTCCGTAGAGACAAATTTTCACACGTTAAAAAATATGAG GTTGAGTTCAATAAGGCTGCACAATCATTGACAGACGCAATTATTCCCTCTACCCAAAGAAGAGTTGCTTTGAGTCGATTGATTAAG GATAATGTTGCACTGATTGCGGTTTTAGAAGCTAAATTCGGCAACCATGGAACTGACAATCCTGGCAAAAGGCAGCTTCTTTGTGTG GCAAATACACACGTAAATGTCCATCAAGACCTCAAAGATGTGAAGCTGTGGGAG GTTCAAACTCTCCTAAAAGGGTTGGAAAAAATAGCTGTTAGTGCGGACATTCCAATGTTGGTCTGTGGGGATTTCAATTCAGTCCCTGGGAG TTCTCCACATGGACTTCTTGCTATGGGCAAAGTTGATCAATTGCATCCAGATCTGGCCATAGATCCCCTTGGAATTTTACGCCCTGCGAGCAAGTTAACCCATCAGCTTCCTCTG GTGAGTGCATATTCTTCATTTGCAAGAATGGTCGGTGTCGGCTATGATTTGGAGCACCAGCGGAGGAGGATGGACCCTGCAACAAATGAACCACTTTTCACAAACTGCACACGAGATTTCACTGGAACGGTTGATTACATATTTTACACAG CGGATTCATTGTCAGTGGAGTCGTTGTTGGAACTTTTGGATGAGGAAAGTTTAAGAAAAGACACGGCCCTTCCTTCTCCTGAATGGTCTTCGGATCATATAGCACTCTTGGCAGAATTCCGGTGCAAGCCTAGAATCAGACGGTGA